From the genome of Nitratidesulfovibrio sp.:
GGGTGTAGTAGCGCTGTGCATGGGCCGACATGCGGTGCATCTGCGGCGACAGGTAGACGATGGCCGTCACCACCAACGCCGTGCACAGGGCAGGCACGTACATGCCGACGCCCACCGAAAGCCCCACCCCGGTGACCACCCACAGCATGGTGGCCGTGGTCAGCCCGCGCACCCGGCTCTTGCCCTTGAGGATGGCCCCCCCGCCGATGAACCCGATGCCCGACACGGCGTACGAGGCCACGCGCGCGGCGTCTGCCTGGGCGATGGTGGCGATGTACAGCGAAAGCTGGCCCAGCAGGCAGGCGGCCACGGCCACCAGCATGTTGGTACGGAAACCTGCGGCCTGGCCCTTGCGTTCCCGCTCGTAGCCCACC
Proteins encoded in this window:
- a CDS encoding MgtC/SapB family protein, producing MNAFIVQFHDLLPDLARLAASALFGALVGYERERKGQAAGFRTNMLVAVAACLLGQLSLYIATIAQADAARVASYAVSGIGFIGGGAILKGKSRVRGLTTATMLWVVTGVGLSVGVGMYVPALCTALVVTAIVYLSPQMHRMSAHAQRYYTLTVSSPGGAAPFDAVVAALHGFGCEDVQVSVYECDAATNRCRLVVRIATDEDLDWHALVQMVRAIPDVSSVYLGESGVP